Within Coffea arabica cultivar ET-39 chromosome 4e, Coffea Arabica ET-39 HiFi, whole genome shotgun sequence, the genomic segment AGGAGGGAAAGTTTATGCTCAGGTTGGAGTGAAATAATAGCTGGGCAGATGGCATATTGTAGAAGTAGTATATGTAATGCAGTATTGGCCCTGCTTTTGTTTGTTTAACTGGACGAATTGTTGTAATAGTGTGCAGAATTTGGTAACGAATGAAAATGTCTTACTTTTGACTTTGGCAATTTACTTGTGTTGTGTTTCCAGAAGAATACCAAGTCAGCAATAATGAATGAGAGATCCAGTTGTAAACCATTCAATGTGGACAAATTATCATCATTTCCATTTCAACAACTAAAATTAACATCAAGTTTGCCACTTGTTTGTGGACCATAGACATAAACCAAAAGCTGATCTAAGGCAACAAAAGACTAACATGTCATTGTCTGTCACCAACAAAAAACTAATCTAAGGCATCTGACAAAAGCTGATCTACGGCAACAAAAGACTAACATGTCATTGTGTCATTGTCATGGACACAAAAAAATAGCAACAAAAGACTAATCTAAGGCATCTGCCAATGCAATGTAtgactatttcatttttttccccttcagtCCAGAATAACCAGCAACACTGCCAGCTGCAATATCCAAATGTCCAGACTTTATCTTGAGAGGGacatcattctttttttttcttgggtgTAAAGGCTGGCTATACTTCACTTGAGACCTTTTTAGGCCCAAAACCTCATACAAATTTGGTGAAGATGGAGCAGCTGCTGTGCCAATACCATCAACAACCTCATTTGGTGTAGTTGCATCCTCCTTCCCCTGATCCTTCATTTTCTGCAAAAGCAACAAAAACATTATGTGGGAAGGTGACCAAATGCGGAAATAATCAAAATAGCAAAAtcgtttactttttttttcctattgcagccttctttcttttcttctttcttttctgcaaaatcaatgaaaaaaactaataataaGTTGAAGAATGATTGTAGTAACAGCAATATCAGAAAAATGCAAAACTAATATCTACCTTAGCTACCGTATCAACTAAGTTGTTCTCACAAATTTGGGGAGTACACGTGAGTGGTACTTCAGCTTCATTACATTCTCTGGAGTCATCTTCAACATTTGCAAAAGTATTCTCTGGAATTTGGGAGGCTGCTGGACCTGCTTCAGTAGAAGCAGCATTTTGCTCATCCTTTCTAAGCTGGCAAGGCCTGATATTGTGGCCTTTTTGCATGCAATATTTGCACTTGATGATTTGCCCAACTCTACTCATTTTCTTCTTGGTATACTGCTTTTCCTTTGCTTGCTCCTCTTCatctgcatttcttcttctttgtttctttggCCTTCCAACTAGTTTCTTGTACAGGGGAGGTTTTGGACCACTTACACCAATGTTCTCCCAATTTCTTTCTCCACTCATTGGAGACACATATCCATCataacacttcaagtatttCTTCACTGTGTACCAGCTGGAAACAAACTGCATTGGATCCTTTTTTGCACTCCAAAGTGCAGATATAGCATGGGACAAGGAATTCCTGTCAGTTCCCATCTCCTGCATGAACAAGATTGCTCCTTGATGTTGACAACATAATAATCACCATATGGGCAGGAAACCTCATACAGATCATCACTTGACTTGAAAGGAAAGCATTGGGTGGCCTTCtccattcttttttgtattCTATCAACGATCCTAGGACAGTACGCATTGTCTTTCCATCTTGATCTAGCCAAGTCTCTATTTTGCTGCATCCTTTGCATCAGATATAGCCTTAACAATTCCATCATTTCAATGATTGGTTTCTCCCTAGCATCACCTATTTTGCTGTTAAAGCACTCACACAGATTATTCAATAAAATATCGCATTTTGGATAAGTGCTAAAAAAGGCTCTACTCCATTGAGCTGGGGGTTTATCATCAAACCACCTAACTGCATCAATGTCAATTGCTGCCATTTCCTCCATTTTGCTGGAAAATTCAGCTGGTGTAGTTGCCTTTGCAGCAGTCCATAAAGCTTTTCTGAGAGCTTCTCCTTTGAATCCAGCACTTGAAAAGTTTGCATGCATGTGTTTCACACAAAACCTGTGAGCTGCATTTGGGAAAATAAGGTCACAGGCCTGAATTAGGCTTTTTTACTTGTCACTCATGATTGTCAACTCATAATCCCTCTCTATCTTTAAATCTTCCTTCAGCAATTTAAAGAACCATGCCCAAGATTCTTTGTTTTCTCCCTCTGCTATGGCATATGCAACTGGATAGATGCTGTTGTTAGCATCGAATCCAACAGCTATCAATAGAACTCCCCCAACTGACCCTTTCAAAAATGTACCATCAACTCCAATCAAAGGCCTACAACCATCTAAAAATCCTTGTTTCACTCCATTGAAACACACATACAGCCTTTGGAACCTCTGTTGTTGTGTTGCTGTGCTTGTAGATTCATCCACAGTCTTCAAAATAATGGAGCTACCAGGGTTGGATTTCTGAATTTCATTCATGTATGCTCCCAACTTGCCATATTGATCACTTTCACTGCCATGAATAATCTTGAAAGCCCTATTTCTAGCTCTATATGTTTGTTTTTTGGAGAAAGAGCACTTATTTTCTCTCATTACTGTCTTCCTAAAGTGCTCCATATTCACCTTTGGATTAGTCCTAAACTCCTCAGCATATTTTCTACCAACCCATCCAGAATTTACTAGTGGATTGTCATAAGTAAAACCACATGTATGAGTGTCCTCAATTGTCTTGATTTGCACACTACCCTCATCTGCCAATTTTCTTGCATAAATCTCCCAATGGCAGCCTTCACTTCTACACTTAGCCCTCACTCTTAATCTATCATGCTTCACAAATTTACATGGCCTACCTTGTCTAATACTATAATTAGTCACAGCCAACTTGCATTCTTTTATACTACTGAATAACATTTGTAATTTCAACTGTGGATTATCCATGTCTTTTGGGTTGAACACAACATTTTCACTCCTATTTATTTCTTCATCTGATTCATGGAAAGTCTCAAAATCAGATTCAGAATCAGGGCAACATCTATATATTCAGGCATCACCAAACTGTCATCTTTTTCAATTTCGGTTGTCTTATTTTGCATATCAGTCTTATGGTGATCTACACCTAACCATTCTGCAGTGTCATCTACATTTTCATGGAACtcattatcatcatcatcagtcATATCAGTCATACTATAATCCGAATCCACTGCGGAGAAGAAAGATTCACTCCCTGAATCACATTCATTGTTTTTTTCCCCATCAGCTCCATTGCTATTTCCTTCCCTTCTATGGTCATCATTAACTGTATTATTCACTCCACAGCCATCAGTTCTTTCATCATCACTAATTTTATATGGATCATAGTCTAGTTGTTGAACTAAGATTTCATGGAATAAGACCTCAAGATATAGGATAATTTCCCTAATTAAACCAGCATTCGTCTTAATATATCCATTTAATTGTCTACTACTGTCTATCCTTATAAAGTTGCTGATTTCCCAATCCCAAACATAGTACACTTTATGTCCGTACACTCCACCAGCTTCAGTGAGTCTATCTATTTCAAAAATACTTAAACCTGTGCTTTCTAAATAGTCAATGACACTAACATCTCCACCCTCATAATGTGGATGAGGGGTGTACGAGATCAGCCCGCCGTGGTGACACTTTAGTGTTATAAGTGTAGAACCTTgttctgataaaaaaaaattcacatacAAATCAATGAATCAGGCAAAGCAACTCATAGCAGTAAAAATGTAACCAACAATGCGAACAGCTTGGACCCATCTTAAATATCATAATCGAAAATAGGGACCACATGCAGATTATTCTACCATATATGCTCCGACAAAGccaaataaaaatatttaatcttttcaccaaaaaaaaactcAGATTCTCACTCATACACCCACAACACAAACATCAGGGACCACATTGACATATTATAGCCACAAAAGTTGCTAAATTTACATAATTTATTCTGGTGACCAATTAATGtgaaaaccctagaaatttacCGTAGGTTGGCGGCGGCTGATCGTTCAATTCTTTCTTCCAAATCGACATCACTCCTCCTATGCTGGCTTTAATCGCGATTCGTTAACCTCCAATGTACTGATTTCTGGATTCAAATGTGTAGTTGAA encodes:
- the LOC140005649 gene encoding uncharacterized protein, producing the protein MDNPQLKLQMLFSSIKECKLAVTNYSIRQGRPCKFVKHDRLRVRAKCRSEGCHWEIYARKLADEGSVQIKTIEDTHTCGFTYDNPLVNSGWVGRKYAEEFRTNPKVNMEHFRKTVMRENKCSFSKKQTYRARNRAFKIIHGSESDQYGKLGAYMNEIQKSNPGSSIILKTVDESTSTATQQQRFQRLYVCFNGVKQGFLDGCRPLIGVDGTFLKGSVGGVLLIAVGFDANNSIYPVAYAIAEGENKESWAWFFKLLKEDLKIERDYELTIMSDK